One Telluria mixta DNA window includes the following coding sequences:
- a CDS encoding type II secretion system protein N: MNKRLPLLLSLLGVILLAVSLAYWILQLYQPPQRPIAAVPQAAMPDPAIDAAATLFGGQVSVASATNYQLTGVVADGNSSVAIIVAEGAPPKALRVGKELAPGITLAEVHPRYVMLSDGGVMKRVDLATDTKPAAAMGGAPGGVPPSGMPGGAQPGGMPQQNFPQPQQITTAPAASPVQAVPEPPMAPGAVQQQPQQQPSMTNPGDVGTHDNPPPANPNPINPPQNGQQMPPQNPAGQMNTQ; this comes from the coding sequence ATGAACAAGCGCTTGCCTTTACTCCTGAGCCTGCTGGGCGTGATCCTGCTGGCCGTGTCGCTCGCGTACTGGATCCTGCAGCTGTACCAGCCGCCCCAGCGCCCGATCGCGGCGGTGCCGCAGGCCGCCATGCCCGACCCGGCCATCGATGCTGCCGCCACGCTGTTCGGCGGCCAGGTCTCGGTGGCAAGCGCGACCAATTACCAGCTGACGGGCGTCGTGGCGGATGGGAACAGCAGCGTGGCGATCATCGTCGCCGAAGGAGCGCCGCCGAAGGCGCTGCGGGTCGGCAAGGAGCTGGCGCCCGGCATCACGCTGGCGGAAGTCCATCCGCGCTATGTGATGCTGTCCGACGGCGGCGTCATGAAGCGCGTCGACCTGGCGACGGATACCAAGCCCGCGGCGGCTATGGGTGGCGCGCCCGGTGGGGTGCCGCCCAGCGGGATGCCCGGTGGGGCGCAGCCGGGTGGCATGCCGCAGCAGAATTTCCCGCAACCCCAGCAGATCACGACGGCACCGGCCGCGTCGCCGGTGCAGGCCGTGCCTGAGCCGCCGATGGCGCCGGGTGCCGTCCAGCAGCAGCCGCAGCAGCAGCCGTCAATGACGAACCCGGGCGACGTCGGTACGCACGACAATCCCCCGCCCGCGAATCCGAACCCGATCAATCCGCCGCAGAACGGTCAGCAGATGCCACCGCAAAATCCGGCCGGCCAGATGAATACGCAATAA
- the hslV gene encoding ATP-dependent protease subunit HslV, which translates to MEQFHGTTIVSVRRGNQVALGGDGQVTLGNVVMKGSARKVRKLYQNKVLCGFAGGTADAFTLLDRFEAKLEKHQGNLLRASVELAKDWRTDRVLRRLEAMLLVADREKTLIITGNGDVLEPEDGIGAIGSGGIYAQSAAKALQENTDLAPADVVKKALTIAGELCIYTNMSHIIETLE; encoded by the coding sequence ATGGAACAATTTCACGGCACGACGATCGTCAGCGTACGGCGCGGCAACCAGGTCGCGCTCGGCGGCGATGGACAAGTCACCCTGGGCAACGTCGTCATGAAGGGCTCGGCGCGCAAGGTGCGCAAGCTCTACCAGAACAAGGTGCTGTGCGGCTTTGCCGGCGGCACGGCCGACGCCTTCACCCTGCTCGACCGCTTCGAAGCGAAACTGGAAAAACACCAGGGCAATCTGCTGCGCGCCTCGGTCGAACTGGCCAAGGACTGGCGCACCGACCGCGTGCTGCGCCGCCTGGAGGCCATGCTGCTGGTGGCCGACCGCGAAAAGACCCTGATCATCACCGGCAACGGCGACGTGCTCGAACCGGAAGACGGCATCGGCGCGATCGGCTCGGGCGGCATCTATGCCCAGTCGGCCGCCAAGGCCCTGCAGGAAAACACGGATCTCGCCCCGGCCGACGTGGTCAAGAAAGCGCTGACCATCGCCGGCGAACTGTGCATCTATACGAACATGTCGCACATCATCGAGACGCTGGAATAA
- a CDS encoding porin: MKKTLVAAALLGAFAGVAQAQTAVQIYGNVDVGMVKRTDNTLAIGKRAANTLGFKGTEDLGNGLKALFQIEMRYEPDTGTTENNGRPLFQGQSRVGLQGDFGMIRLGRGLTPFQEIVGSFEPWHGLPSPAGFYTDISVAGFNSAPLDVGGSGPNNNRISNAIFYNSPVANGFQVNASWASKEANGGGVAGVGAGATTYATGAQASANPFSIAGTYNNGPAAAMLAYERNAVESKVWSVAGSFSVTPELKLMGTYSHQNMEHINTQRPTIKGAEIGATYAVGPGKVLAGFGLKKQEENVRLHDLITRQYSLGYEYSLSKRTYLYVDASRKTHIRNQTTGAPAATPTVNHYDVGLNHSF, translated from the coding sequence ATGAAAAAAACCCTCGTGGCAGCCGCTCTGCTGGGCGCATTCGCCGGTGTGGCACAAGCTCAAACCGCCGTTCAAATCTACGGTAACGTCGACGTCGGCATGGTCAAGCGTACCGACAACACCCTGGCTATCGGCAAGCGCGCCGCCAACACCCTGGGCTTCAAAGGCACCGAAGACCTGGGCAACGGCCTGAAAGCACTGTTCCAGATCGAAATGCGTTACGAGCCGGACACTGGCACCACCGAGAACAACGGCCGTCCGCTGTTCCAGGGCCAGAGCCGCGTCGGCCTGCAGGGCGACTTCGGTATGATCCGTCTGGGCCGTGGCCTGACCCCGTTCCAGGAAATCGTCGGTTCGTTCGAACCGTGGCACGGCCTGCCGTCGCCGGCCGGTTTCTACACCGACATCTCGGTCGCCGGCTTCAACTCGGCTCCGCTGGACGTCGGCGGCAGCGGCCCGAACAACAACCGTATCTCGAACGCGATCTTCTATAACTCGCCGGTCGCCAATGGCTTCCAGGTGAACGCTTCGTGGGCCTCGAAAGAAGCCAACGGCGGCGGCGTGGCCGGTGTCGGCGCAGGCGCTACCACCTACGCTACGGGCGCACAGGCTTCGGCCAACCCGTTCTCGATCGCTGGTACCTACAACAACGGTCCGGCCGCCGCGATGCTGGCTTACGAGCGCAACGCCGTCGAATCGAAAGTCTGGTCGGTCGCAGGTTCGTTCTCGGTGACCCCGGAACTGAAACTGATGGGTACCTACTCGCACCAGAACATGGAGCACATCAATACCCAGCGTCCGACCATCAAAGGCGCGGAAATCGGTGCAACCTACGCTGTCGGCCCGGGCAAAGTGCTGGCTGGCTTTGGTCTGAAGAAGCAGGAAGAAAACGTCCGCCTGCACGACCTGATCACCCGCCAGTATTCGCTGGGCTACGAGTACAGCCTGTCGAAGCGTACCTACCTGTACGTTGACGCATCACGCAAGACCCATATCCGCAATCAGACGACCGGCGCACCTGCTGCTACCCCGACCGTCAACCACTACGACGTGGGCCTGAACCACTCGTTCTAA
- the gspF gene encoding type II secretion system inner membrane protein GspF, translating to MPAFRYEAVDTGGVTRKGVLNADSPRAARADLRLQGLTPLAVEAIAAQVDESGAARARGFGERLSQVELALFTRQLASLLEAGLPLEQAFTALLEQAERAYVRDLIASIRSEVMGGASFSSALARHPRDFAEIYRALVASGEQIGQLSRVLSRLADYIERRNALVQRVRLAFTYPAIVTVVAFAIVIFLLTYVVPQIVSVFANTKQKLPFLTVLMLGVSNFTRAYGIYVALVVIAAWYAWRRALRNPVLKRRWHTWLLNAPVYGKFERSLNTTRFASTLAITTGSGVPILRALETSRDTLSNVAMKELVEQATASVREGVSLARALSAQKLFPPMLVHMIRAGEITGELPAMLERASNSQQADLERRTLTIAGLLEPVLILAMGLVVLLIVLAVLMPIIEINQLVQ from the coding sequence ATGCCCGCCTTCCGCTATGAAGCCGTCGACACGGGCGGCGTCACCCGCAAGGGCGTCCTGAACGCCGACAGCCCGCGTGCCGCGCGCGCCGACCTGCGCCTGCAGGGATTGACGCCGCTCGCCGTCGAGGCCATCGCGGCCCAGGTCGACGAGAGCGGGGCGGCGCGTGCGCGCGGCTTCGGCGAACGGCTGTCCCAGGTCGAGCTCGCCCTGTTCACGCGCCAGCTCGCGAGCCTGCTGGAAGCGGGCCTGCCACTCGAACAAGCCTTCACGGCCCTGCTGGAACAGGCCGAGCGCGCCTATGTGCGCGACCTGATCGCGTCGATCCGGTCCGAAGTGATGGGCGGCGCGTCGTTCTCCAGCGCACTGGCGCGCCATCCGCGCGACTTCGCAGAGATCTATCGGGCCCTCGTCGCGTCCGGCGAACAGATCGGCCAGCTGTCGCGCGTGCTGTCGCGCCTGGCGGACTACATCGAACGCCGCAACGCCCTCGTGCAGCGCGTGCGCCTCGCGTTCACGTATCCGGCCATCGTCACCGTCGTCGCGTTCGCGATCGTGATCTTCCTGCTGACGTACGTCGTGCCGCAGATCGTCTCCGTGTTTGCCAACACCAAGCAGAAACTGCCGTTCCTGACCGTCCTCATGCTCGGCGTGTCGAACTTTACACGCGCCTACGGGATCTATGTGGCATTGGTCGTCATCGCGGCGTGGTACGCGTGGCGCCGCGCCCTGCGCAACCCCGTGCTCAAGCGCCGCTGGCATACGTGGCTGCTGAACGCGCCCGTGTACGGCAAGTTCGAGCGCAGCCTGAACACGACCCGTTTCGCAAGCACGCTGGCGATCACGACCGGTTCGGGCGTGCCCATCCTGCGCGCGCTCGAGACGAGCCGCGACACGCTGTCGAACGTGGCGATGAAAGAACTGGTGGAGCAGGCGACGGCCAGCGTGCGCGAAGGCGTGAGCCTGGCGCGGGCGCTGTCGGCCCAGAAGCTGTTCCCGCCCATGCTCGTGCACATGATCCGCGCGGGCGAGATCACGGGCGAGTTGCCGGCGATGCTCGAACGGGCGTCGAATTCGCAGCAGGCCGACCTCGAACGGCGGACATTAACCATCGCCGGCCTGCTGGAGCCGGTGCTGATCCTGGCCATGGGCCTCGTCGTGCTATTGATCGTGCTGGCGGTGCTGATGCCGATCATTGAAATCAACCAGTTGGTGCAGTGA
- a CDS encoding cupin domain-containing protein — MKTVTVITLALLGAAACSQVTAQVPGVRRTDLLKHDSVVSGREVVEVRVEVDPGRGVPRHTHPGDEVLYVVEGTLEYMPDGKAPVTLKAGQSIFIPAGTIHAARNPGTVPGAGIATYFVEKGKPLIMPAK, encoded by the coding sequence ATGAAAACGGTGACCGTGATCACGCTGGCGTTATTGGGCGCGGCTGCATGTTCTCAAGTGACTGCGCAAGTGCCGGGCGTGCGCCGCACCGACCTGCTCAAGCATGACAGCGTGGTGTCGGGACGCGAAGTCGTCGAGGTGCGCGTCGAGGTCGACCCCGGCCGTGGCGTGCCCAGGCATACGCATCCGGGCGATGAAGTGCTTTATGTTGTGGAAGGCACGCTGGAGTACATGCCCGACGGCAAAGCGCCGGTGACGCTCAAGGCCGGGCAATCCATCTTCATCCCGGCCGGAACTATCCATGCGGCCAGGAACCCCGGCACAGTGCCAGGGGCGGGCATCGCCACCTATTTCGTCGAGAAGGGCAAGCCGCTGATTATGCCGGCAAAGTAG
- a CDS encoding helix-turn-helix domain-containing protein — protein MSSPDMLLDVLRAELRAAGITYKMLADRIAMSESSIKRMFGQKDMTLSRLAQICQAAGIAMEDVLRRAADARPQADTLTLIQETALVANPRLLLVAICCLGHWSLEQMVETYRLSEPECIGLLVELDRLGVIELKPLNRYTLRVSNAFRWLPDGPVQRFFRAHVVEDYFAGNFDGAGETLMCLPARLSLASAAELAEKIHQLAGELARMHRNDRRLPPQERDGFTLLVGFRSWEFSAFTALRR, from the coding sequence ATGAGCTCCCCCGACATGCTGCTGGACGTGCTGCGCGCCGAATTGCGCGCCGCCGGGATCACCTACAAGATGCTGGCCGACCGCATCGCGATGAGCGAATCGAGTATCAAGCGCATGTTCGGCCAGAAGGACATGACATTGTCGCGCCTGGCCCAGATCTGCCAGGCGGCCGGCATCGCCATGGAAGACGTGCTGCGGCGCGCGGCCGATGCGCGGCCGCAGGCCGACACCTTGACGCTCATCCAGGAAACGGCGCTGGTCGCCAACCCGCGCCTGCTGCTCGTGGCGATCTGCTGCCTGGGGCACTGGAGCCTGGAGCAGATGGTGGAAACCTATCGTTTGAGCGAACCCGAATGCATCGGCTTGCTGGTGGAACTCGACCGCCTCGGCGTGATCGAATTGAAGCCGCTGAACCGCTACACGCTGCGGGTTTCGAACGCGTTCCGCTGGCTGCCGGATGGGCCGGTGCAGCGCTTCTTCCGTGCGCACGTCGTCGAGGATTATTTTGCCGGTAACTTCGACGGTGCTGGCGAAACCTTGATGTGCCTGCCCGCACGCCTGTCGCTGGCAAGCGCCGCCGAGCTGGCGGAAAAGATCCATCAACTGGCCGGAGAACTCGCGCGCATGCACCGCAACGACCGCCGCCTGCCCCCGCAGGAGCGCGACGGTTTTACGTTGCTGGTCGGTTTCCGTTCGTGGGAATTTTCCGCGTTCACCGCGCTGCGGCGCTGA
- the dksA gene encoding RNA polymerase-binding protein DksA, translated as MTKTTKPNTVAQPEERLLTEEEIRAMSDDDYMNPAQLAFFKNRLQELEKELLKNAGETTEHLRETVLVPDPADRATIEEEHALELRTRDRERKLLKKVQQSLASIESGEYGWCEETGEPIGIPRLIARPTATLSLEAQQRRELKQKLYGD; from the coding sequence ATGACTAAAACAACGAAACCGAATACCGTTGCGCAGCCCGAAGAACGCCTCCTGACGGAAGAAGAAATTCGGGCCATGAGCGACGACGACTACATGAACCCGGCCCAGCTGGCGTTCTTCAAGAACCGCCTGCAGGAACTCGAGAAGGAACTGCTGAAAAACGCGGGCGAAACGACGGAACACCTGCGCGAAACGGTACTCGTTCCCGATCCGGCCGACCGTGCCACCATCGAGGAAGAGCACGCGCTGGAACTGCGTACCCGCGACCGCGAGCGCAAGCTGCTCAAGAAGGTCCAGCAATCGCTGGCCTCGATCGAGTCCGGCGAATACGGCTGGTGCGAGGAAACCGGCGAACCGATCGGCATCCCCCGTCTGATCGCCCGTCCGACCGCGACGCTGTCGCTGGAAGCCCAGCAACGCCGCGAGCTGAAGCAGAAACTGTACGGTGACTGA
- a CDS encoding CobW family GTP-binding protein, translated as MELIPSTILTGFLGAGKTTLLNRILQEEHGLRIAVIENEFGQENIDNEILVQDPSEQIVEMNNGCICCTVRGDLIVALTNLARKREAGEINFDRVVIETTGLANPGPVAQTFFVDEEVGAHYLLDAVVTVVDARHAMDQLDRHEEAQRQVGFADKILLSKTDLVDAATVEELKARIRRINPRAPISTSDFGRAPISDVLDLRGFNLNDKLELDPAFLTTEEAHEHGHDHDHDHVHTEACDHSHDHHHGHHSDDIAAFVFKSDRAFDPERLDQFLGSMVQVFGPNMLRYKGVLSMAGADRKVVFQGVHQIMGSDLGAKWADGEARGSKMVFIGKNLPKDVFIRGLEQCLV; from the coding sequence ATGGAATTGATCCCAAGCACCATCCTCACCGGCTTCCTCGGCGCCGGCAAAACCACGTTGCTCAACCGCATCCTGCAGGAGGAGCACGGCCTGCGCATCGCCGTCATCGAAAACGAGTTTGGCCAGGAAAATATCGACAACGAAATCCTCGTGCAGGACCCGAGCGAGCAGATCGTCGAAATGAACAATGGCTGCATCTGCTGCACCGTGCGCGGCGACCTGATCGTCGCCCTGACGAACCTGGCACGCAAGCGCGAAGCCGGCGAGATCAACTTCGACCGCGTCGTCATCGAGACGACCGGCCTCGCGAACCCGGGCCCGGTGGCCCAGACGTTCTTCGTCGACGAGGAAGTCGGCGCGCACTACCTGCTCGACGCCGTCGTCACCGTCGTGGACGCCCGTCACGCCATGGACCAGCTGGACCGCCACGAGGAAGCCCAGCGCCAGGTGGGTTTTGCCGACAAGATCCTGCTGTCCAAGACCGACCTCGTGGATGCCGCCACCGTCGAGGAGCTGAAGGCGCGCATCCGCCGCATCAATCCACGTGCACCGATCAGCACGTCAGATTTCGGCCGCGCCCCGATCAGCGACGTGCTCGACCTGCGCGGCTTCAACCTGAACGACAAGCTGGAGCTGGACCCCGCCTTCCTCACGACGGAAGAGGCGCACGAGCATGGTCACGACCACGACCATGATCACGTGCACACGGAAGCGTGCGACCACAGCCACGACCACCATCATGGCCACCACAGCGACGACATCGCCGCGTTCGTGTTCAAGAGCGACCGTGCTTTCGACCCCGAACGTCTGGATCAATTCCTCGGCAGCATGGTCCAAGTGTTCGGGCCGAACATGCTGCGTTATAAGGGTGTGCTGTCGATGGCCGGCGCGGATCGCAAGGTCGTCTTCCAAGGCGTGCATCAAATCATGGGCAGCGACCTCGGTGCAAAGTGGGCGGATGGCGAAGCGCGCGGCAGCAAGATGGTGTTTATTGGTAAAAATTTACCGAAAGATGTCTTTATTCGCGGATTGGAACAGTGTTTGGTATAA
- the hslU gene encoding ATP-dependent protease ATPase subunit HslU, which translates to MNMTPSEIVSELDKHVVGQGKAKRAVSIALRNRWRRQQVEEPLRHEITPKNILMIGPTGVGKTEIARRLAKLADAPFIKVEATKFTEVGYVGRDVDTIIRDLIDIGIKQTRASEMKKVRQRAEDAAEDRIIDILVPPARDFGFNVSSDAKDGGDATRQTFRKRLREGALDDKEVEIDVAEASPQMEIMAPPGMEEMTEQIKSMFAGVGGGRKKPRKMKVKEAMKLLVDEEAAKLINEDEMKQKAIANVEQNGIVFLDEVDKIASRSEHGGADVSRAGVQRDLLPLVEGTTVNTKYGMIKTDHILFIASGAFHLSKPSDLIPELQGRFPIRVELESLSIEDFKSILTSTDASLTKQYEALLATEGVKLEFADDGIHRLAEIAYSVNERTENIGARRLYTVMEKLLEEISYSATDKSGQALVIDAAYVNERLDALAVNEDLSRYVL; encoded by the coding sequence ATGAACATGACTCCGTCCGAAATCGTCTCGGAACTCGACAAGCACGTCGTCGGCCAGGGTAAAGCCAAGCGCGCCGTGTCGATCGCGCTGCGTAACCGCTGGCGCCGCCAGCAGGTCGAGGAACCGCTGCGCCACGAGATCACCCCAAAGAACATCCTCATGATCGGCCCGACGGGCGTCGGCAAGACCGAGATCGCGCGCCGCCTGGCCAAGCTGGCCGACGCGCCGTTCATCAAGGTCGAGGCGACCAAGTTCACCGAGGTCGGCTATGTCGGCCGCGACGTCGACACCATCATCCGCGACCTGATCGACATCGGCATCAAGCAGACCCGCGCCAGCGAAATGAAGAAGGTGCGCCAGCGCGCCGAGGACGCGGCCGAGGACCGCATCATCGACATCCTCGTGCCGCCGGCGCGCGACTTCGGCTTCAACGTCAGCAGCGACGCCAAGGATGGCGGCGATGCCACGCGCCAGACGTTCCGCAAGCGCCTGCGCGAAGGTGCCCTGGACGACAAGGAAGTCGAGATCGACGTCGCCGAGGCCTCGCCGCAGATGGAAATCATGGCGCCGCCGGGCATGGAAGAAATGACGGAACAGATCAAGTCGATGTTCGCCGGCGTCGGCGGTGGCCGCAAGAAGCCCCGCAAGATGAAGGTGAAGGAGGCGATGAAGCTGCTCGTCGACGAGGAAGCCGCCAAGCTCATCAACGAAGACGAGATGAAGCAGAAGGCCATCGCCAACGTCGAGCAGAACGGCATCGTGTTCCTGGACGAGGTCGACAAGATCGCGTCGCGTTCGGAACACGGCGGCGCCGACGTCTCGCGCGCGGGCGTGCAGCGCGACCTGCTGCCGCTCGTCGAAGGCACGACGGTGAACACGAAGTACGGCATGATCAAGACGGACCACATCCTGTTCATCGCGTCGGGCGCGTTCCACCTGTCGAAACCGTCGGACCTGATCCCCGAGCTGCAGGGCCGCTTCCCGATCCGCGTCGAACTGGAATCGCTGTCGATCGAGGATTTCAAGAGCATCCTGACCTCGACGGACGCGAGCCTCACCAAGCAGTACGAGGCCCTGCTGGCGACGGAAGGCGTCAAACTCGAGTTCGCCGACGACGGCATCCATCGCCTGGCCGAGATCGCGTATTCCGTCAATGAGCGCACCGAGAACATCGGCGCGCGCCGCCTCTACACGGTGATGGAAAAGCTGCTGGAAGAGATCTCGTACTCGGCCACCGACAAGTCGGGCCAGGCGCTCGTCATCGACGCGGCCTACGTCAACGAACGGCTGGATGCGCTGGCGGTCAACGAAGACCTGTCGCGCTACGTCCTGTAA
- the xerC gene encoding tyrosine recombinase XerC gives MDTPAADDWTGRYLAELKTQRQLSDHTIAAYGRDLAELARLTGQADWATLTHFDIRRVTAKLHAEGQSAASIARKLSGWRGFFDWLSRQRPLAANPADGVRAPRRPKRLPKALAVDDAVQLMEKTTSGHPEPAELCDRAMFELLYSSGLRVSELAGLDVHHVPARDGQPASLGWLELDAQEVVVTGKGNKMRRVPVGGPARTALEAWLAVRPPARDGSAALFLSARDTRISPRVVQYRLKAHAQRAGMPVHVHPHVLRHSFASHVLQSSGDLRAVQELLGHASITSTQIYTSLDFQHLAAVYDRAHPRAKRK, from the coding sequence ATGGACACCCCGGCCGCCGACGACTGGACCGGCCGCTACCTGGCGGAGCTGAAAACGCAGCGCCAGCTGTCCGACCACACAATTGCCGCCTACGGCCGCGACCTGGCCGAACTGGCCCGGCTCACCGGCCAGGCCGACTGGGCAACGCTGACCCATTTCGACATCCGCCGCGTCACGGCGAAACTGCACGCCGAGGGGCAAAGCGCCGCCTCGATCGCGCGCAAGCTGTCCGGCTGGCGCGGCTTCTTCGACTGGCTGTCGCGCCAGCGCCCGCTGGCCGCCAACCCGGCCGACGGGGTGCGCGCGCCGCGCCGGCCCAAGCGACTGCCCAAGGCACTTGCCGTCGACGATGCCGTCCAGCTCATGGAAAAGACGACGTCCGGACACCCCGAACCGGCCGAGCTGTGCGACCGCGCGATGTTCGAACTGCTGTACTCGAGCGGCCTGCGCGTGTCCGAACTGGCCGGGCTCGACGTCCACCACGTCCCCGCCCGGGATGGCCAGCCGGCCTCGCTCGGCTGGCTGGAACTCGACGCGCAGGAAGTGGTCGTCACCGGCAAGGGCAACAAGATGCGCCGCGTCCCCGTCGGCGGACCGGCGCGCACGGCGCTCGAAGCGTGGCTTGCGGTGCGCCCGCCGGCGCGCGACGGCAGCGCTGCCCTGTTCCTGTCGGCGCGCGACACGCGCATCAGCCCGCGCGTCGTGCAGTACCGTCTGAAAGCCCATGCGCAGCGGGCCGGCATGCCGGTCCACGTGCACCCGCACGTGCTGCGCCACTCGTTCGCCTCGCACGTGCTGCAATCCTCGGGCGACCTGCGCGCCGTGCAGGAATTGCTGGGCCACGCCAGCATCACCTCGACCCAGATCTATACGTCGCTCGACTTCCAGCACCTCGCGGCCGTCTACGACCGGGCCCATCCGCGCGCAAAGCGAAAGTAA
- the gspE gene encoding type II secretion system ATPase GspE has product MNNLLPFAFARDYGVLARSNGDPSQAVEVLVSNATKPAAIAEVSRRFGRITLRRMERAELESAIAAAYQSAGGDASQVADEFDADLDLTKLLQDVPAIEDLLESSDDAPVIRMINALLTQSLREGASDIHIEPFEQTSVVRFRIDGALRDIVRPRKGIHASLISRIKIMSQLDIAEKRLPQDGRITLRIGGKPVDVRVSTLPTGHGERAVLRLLDKEAGRLDLSHLGMSGQMLPQFDKLINQPHGIVLVTGPTGSGKTTTLYASLSRLNSTTTNIMTVEDPIEYDLPGIGQTQVNARIDMTFGKALRAILRQDPDVIMIGEIRDLETAQIAVQASLTGHLVLATLHTNDAASAVTRLLDMGIEPFLLSSSLLGVMAQRLVRKLCPHCKRQEAGQWVAVGCDRCGHTGFHGRVGVYELLETNEQIRSQIHNQAAEAEIRNAALKSGMKTMHDDGQRWVQEGITTEAELLRVTKVD; this is encoded by the coding sequence ATGAATAACTTGTTGCCCTTCGCGTTCGCCCGAGATTACGGCGTGCTGGCGCGTTCCAACGGCGACCCGTCGCAAGCCGTCGAAGTGCTGGTCTCGAACGCGACCAAGCCGGCGGCCATCGCCGAGGTCTCACGCCGCTTCGGACGCATCACCCTGCGGCGGATGGAACGCGCCGAACTGGAATCGGCCATCGCCGCCGCCTACCAGTCGGCTGGCGGCGACGCGTCGCAGGTCGCGGACGAGTTCGACGCCGACCTCGACCTGACCAAGCTGTTGCAGGATGTGCCCGCGATCGAAGACCTGCTGGAATCGTCCGACGATGCGCCGGTGATCCGCATGATCAACGCGCTGCTCACGCAATCGCTGCGCGAAGGCGCGTCCGACATCCACATCGAACCGTTCGAGCAGACGTCCGTCGTGCGCTTCCGCATCGACGGCGCGCTGCGCGACATCGTGCGTCCGCGCAAGGGCATCCACGCCTCGCTGATCTCGCGTATCAAGATCATGTCGCAGCTCGACATCGCGGAAAAACGCTTGCCGCAGGACGGTCGCATCACCTTGCGCATCGGCGGCAAGCCCGTCGACGTGCGCGTCTCGACCCTGCCGACCGGCCATGGCGAGCGCGCGGTGCTGCGTCTGCTCGACAAGGAAGCGGGCCGCCTCGACCTCAGCCACCTGGGCATGAGCGGGCAGATGCTGCCGCAGTTCGACAAGCTGATCAACCAGCCGCACGGCATCGTGCTCGTCACGGGCCCGACCGGTTCCGGCAAGACGACCACCTTGTATGCGTCGCTGTCGCGCCTGAATTCGACGACCACCAACATCATGACGGTGGAAGACCCGATCGAATACGACCTGCCCGGCATCGGCCAGACGCAGGTCAACGCCCGCATCGACATGACGTTCGGCAAGGCCCTGCGCGCGATCCTGCGCCAGGACCCGGACGTGATCATGATCGGCGAGATCCGCGACCTCGAAACGGCCCAGATCGCCGTGCAGGCGTCGCTGACGGGCCACCTGGTGCTCGCGACCCTGCACACGAACGATGCCGCGTCGGCCGTGACCCGCCTGCTGGACATGGGGATCGAACCGTTCCTGCTGTCGTCGTCGCTGCTGGGCGTGATGGCCCAGCGCCTCGTGCGCAAGCTGTGCCCGCACTGCAAGCGCCAGGAAGCGGGGCAGTGGGTGGCGGTCGGGTGCGACCGCTGCGGCCACACGGGCTTCCACGGCCGCGTGGGCGTGTACGAGCTGCTCGAGACGAACGAACAGATCCGTTCGCAGATCCACAACCAGGCCGCCGAGGCCGAGATCCGCAACGCGGCCCTGAAATCGGGCATGAAGACCATGCACGACGACGGCCAACGGTGGGTGCAGGAAGGCATCACGACGGAAGCCGAACTGCTGCGTGTGACGAAGGTGGATTGA
- a CDS encoding DUF484 family protein, with translation MTAATLDSAAIAQYLLDHPQFFVEHATLLGEVKLSSPLTGRAVSLQERQMEVMRDKYRALELRMSELVRHAEENAAIANRFHGWTQQLLRTRVPGEIPAAVAEGLVKHFIVPQATLRLWKLAPEHADTWYTNGVSEDVRLFASSLRAPYCGPNKDFEAASWLAEADTVRSTVLLPLRANGSAFGLLVLGSPDPERFSAAMATDFLVHIGETASTALAPLLG, from the coding sequence ATGACCGCCGCAACACTGGATTCCGCCGCCATCGCCCAATACCTGCTCGACCATCCGCAATTCTTCGTGGAGCACGCCACCCTGCTGGGCGAAGTAAAACTGTCGAGCCCACTCACGGGCCGCGCGGTCTCGCTGCAGGAACGCCAGATGGAAGTCATGCGCGACAAGTACCGCGCCCTGGAACTGCGCATGTCCGAGCTGGTGCGCCACGCCGAGGAAAACGCGGCCATCGCCAACCGTTTTCATGGCTGGACCCAGCAATTGCTGCGGACCCGCGTGCCGGGCGAGATCCCGGCCGCCGTCGCCGAGGGCCTCGTCAAGCATTTCATCGTGCCGCAAGCCACGCTGCGCCTGTGGAAGCTGGCGCCCGAGCACGCCGACACGTGGTACACGAACGGCGTCTCGGAAGACGTGCGCCTGTTCGCCAGCAGCCTGCGCGCGCCGTACTGCGGCCCGAACAAGGATTTTGAAGCAGCAAGCTGGCTGGCCGAGGCGGACACGGTGCGCTCGACCGTCCTGCTGCCGCTGCGCGCGAACGGCAGCGCCTTCGGCCTGCTCGTGCTCGGTTCGCCCGATCCGGAACGCTTCAGCGCCGCGATGGCGACGGATTTCCTCGTCCACATCGGCGAGACGGCCAGCACCGCACTCGCTCCGCTGCTCGGCTGA